A window of Lytechinus pictus isolate F3 Inbred chromosome 7, Lp3.0, whole genome shotgun sequence contains these coding sequences:
- the LOC129265586 gene encoding ribosomal RNA processing protein 36 homolog: MARDPRFDDLSGDFREETFEKNYQFLSDIKEREKGELEKSMKETDDPQKQLKIQRYLYKLEQQERAKNKKNSAKELEKKYMRKEKELVKQGKKPFFLKKSDRRKLELAEKFKALKRSGKVDNYLAKRRKKNAQKDRKKMPSLVHDDS, from the exons aTGGCAAGAGATCCTCGGTTTGATGATCTGTCTGGAGATTTCAGGGAAGAAACATTTGAAAAGAATTATCAATTTCTTTCTGACATCAAGGAAAGGGAGAAAGGG GAATTGGAGAAATCAATGAAGGAAACTGATGATCCTCAGAAGCAACTCAAGATTCAAAGATATCTCTATAAATTG GAACAACAAGAAAGGgcgaagaacaagaaaaacagtgcCAAGGAGTTGGAAAAGAAGTACATGAGAAAAGAGAAGGAACTAGTCAAACAAGGAAAGAAACCATTCTTCCTCAAGAAAT CTGACAGGAGAAAGCTGGAGCTAGCAGAGAAATTCAAAGCACTGAAGAGGAGCGGGAAGGTTGATAACTACCTTGCGAAGCGGCGGAAGAAAAATGCTCAGAAGGACCGGAAAAAGATGCCTTCCCTTGTTCATGATGATAGCTGA